The Streptomyces laurentii region ACGAGACCCTCGGCGGCATCGGGAGCGCCGACCCGGTCGTGTACGCCGCCCTCCGCCGCGCACTCGTGCACTGGGACGACGTCGAGATCGTCCACCGCGGCCACCACCTCACCTCCACCGGCCACGGCTTCGCCGCCCTCGGCCGCCGCCGGCTCCTGGAGCTGCTGCGCGCCCGCTGCACCGAGCTCGGGGTACGGCTCCTCTTCCGCACCGAGGCCCCGCCCGCCGACATGCTCACCGCCGCCGGGTACGACCTCGTCGTCGCCGCCGACGGCGTGCACAGCCGCACCCGCGAGGAGCACGCCGACGTCTTCCGGCCCACCCTCACCACCCACCGCTGCCGCTACATCTGGCTCGCCGCCGACTTCGCCCTCGACGCCTTCCGCTTCGAGATCGCCGAGACCGAGTACGGCGTGATGCAGCTGCACGCCTACCCGTACGCCCTCGGGTCCGAGCCCGCCTCCACCGTCATCGTCGAGATGCGCGAGGAGGTCTGGCGGGCCGCCGGTTTCGACGAACTCGGCGAGGAGGACTCGGTCGCCCGCTGCGCCAAGATCTTCGCCGACGTGCTCCAGGGCCGGCCGCTGCGCTCCAACAACTCGGCCTGGACCGCCTTCCGTACGGTCGTCAACGCCCGCTGGTCGCACGGCGCCACCGTCCTCCTCGGCGACGCCGCCCACACCGCGCACTTCTCCATCGGCTCCGGCACCAAACTGGCCGTCGAGGACGCCGTCGCCCTCGCCGCCCACGTCGACCGCGAGCCCACCCTCGCCGGCGCGCTCGCCGCGTACGAGGCCGAACGCCGCCCGGTCGTCGAGTCCACCCAGCGGGCCGCCGCCGCGAGTCTGCGCTGGTTCGAGGAGCTGGCCGGCCAACTCGACCGTCCGCCTCGTCAGTTCGCCTTCAACCTGCTCACCCGCAGCCGCCGCGTCACCCACGACAACCTGCGGCTGCGCGACCCCGCCTTCACGGCCGCCGTCGAGGAGGAGTTCGGCTGCCCGCCCGGCACTCCGCCGATGTTCACCCCGTTCCGGCTCGGCGGACTGACCCTGCGCAACCGTGTCGTCGTCTCGCCCATGGACCAGTACGTCGCCGAGCACGGCGTCCCCGGCGACTTCCACCTCGTGCACCTCGGCGCCCGCGCCCTCGGCGGCGCCGGACTCGTCATGACCGAGATGGTCTGCGTGAGCGCACAGGGTCGGATCACCCCCGGCTGCACCGGCCTGTGGACCGACGAGCAGGGCGACGCCTGGGCCCGGATCACCGGCTTCGTGCACACGCGGGCGCCAGGCGCGGCGATCGGCGTCCAGCTCGGCCACGCCGGCCGCAAGGGCTCCACCCGCCGGATGTGGGACGGCATCGACCAGCCCCTCCCGGACGGCAACTGGCCCCTCGTGGCCGCCTCCCCGCTGCCGTACCGCCCCGGCGTCAACCAGATCCCGCACGCGCTGGACCGGGCCGGACTCGCCGCCGTCCGTGAGGAGTTCACCGCCGCCGCCCGCCGGGCCGCCCGAGCCGACTTCGATCTGCTCGAACTCCACTGCGCCCACGGCTACTTGCTCTCCGGCTTCCTCTCCCCGCTCACCAACCACCGCACCGACGCGTACGGCGGCGACCTGGCCGGACGGCTCCGCTACCCGCTCGAAGTCCTCGACGCCGTACGGGAGGTGTGGCCGGACGACCGGCCGCTGACCGTCCGCATCTCCGCCACCGACTGGGCCGAGGGCGGCACCACCGCCGACGACGCCGTGGAGATCGCGCGCGCCCTCGTCGCGCACGGCGCCGACGCCATCGACGTCTCCACCGGTCAGGTCGTCCCCGACGAGCGCCCCGAGTTCGGCCGCTCGTACCAGACCCCGTACGCCGACCGGATCCGCGCCGTCCTCGGCGTGCCCGTGATCGCGGTCGGCGCGATCTCCTCCTGGGACGACGTGAACTCCCTCCTGCTGGCCGGCCGCGCCGATCTCTGCGCCCTGGCCCGCCCCCACCTCTACGACCCGCAGTGGACCCTGCACGCCGCCGTCGAGCAGGGCTACGAGGGCCCTGCCGCCCCCTGGCCCGCCCCGTACCGGGCCGGCAACCGGCGCCCGCCGACCGGCCGCAAGGACCCCTGAGAGCCCGGTGCCTCCGCCCGGGGCTGACCCGGGTGGCGCAGTCCGGGTCGAGGACCGGCCGGTGCCCGCCTATCGTGGCGTCCCGGCGGCCCGGCCCGGACAGGGCCCCGGCCCGGCCCCGACACCCCGGAGAGCACCCATGAGGATCAACCTGGCCAGCGTCTTCGTCGACGACCAGGACAAGGCCCTGCGCTTCTACACCGACGTGCTCGGCTTCGTGCAGAAACACCGGATCCCGCTGGGCGGGCACGACTGGCTGACGGTCGTCTCGCCCGAGGACCCCGATGGCACCGAACTGGTCCTGGAACCCAACCAGCACCCCGCCGCCAAGGCCTACCAGCAGGCCCTGACCGCCGACGGCATCCCGGTCAACTCCTTCGCGGTGGCCGACGTCCGCGCCGAGCACCAGCGGCTGCGCGCCCTCGGCGTCCGCTTCACCCGGAAGCCGATGGACGTGGGTTCGGCCGTCATCGCCATCCTCGACGACACCTGCGGCAACCTGATCCAGATCGCCGAGACGAAGAACTGACCCCGGTCCGGGGGCGCGTGGACGCCGGCCGCCGCGGTCGCGAGAATGCGGCCGTGGAGATCACTCACGCCGTCGCGAACGGCGCCGACACCGAAGCCGACACCGGCACCGCCCCCGATGCCGGGGCCCGCGTTCACCCCCCTGCCCACGCCGATGCCGATGCCGTCGCCGAGCTGCACACGGCCAGTTGGCGCACGGCATATGCGGACCTGTTCCCCGCGCACTACCTGAACGGTCCGCTGCTCGAAGAACGCCGCGCGGTGTGGCGGGGCCGGCTGGCCGACCCCGTTCCCGGCGCGGCTCTCTTCCTGGCCCGGGAAGCGGGCACGCTGCTCGGCTTCGTCTATCTGGAACCGCGGCCGGACGGCCGGATCCTGATCGACAACCTGCACGCCCGGCCCGGCGAGACGGGGCGCGGCCTCGGCGGCCGGCTGCTCGCGCACGCGCTGGCCTGGTCCGCGACCACGCATCCCGGCAAGGACGTCTATCTGGAGGTGTTGCAGGGCAACACCCGCGCCGTCGCGTTCTACGAACGCCAGGGCGGCCGCCGCACCGACTCCCGCATATGCCACTTCGACGAGGGCTTCGCGCTCCCCGAGTTCGAGTACACCTGGCCCGCCGCCGTCCCGAAGTAACCCGGCGTCAGCCCCGTACGAACTCCTCCCCGCGCGCGTACAGGAGCTCGTGCAGCCGCGCGAAGACCTGTGCCGAGCGGGTGCCCGGCCAGTCCTCCGGAAGCAGCGCGAGGGGGAGGACCGGGTCGGCGTAGGGGAGCCGGCGCCAGGAGTCGAGGGCGAGGAGATACGCGCGGTACGCGTCCTCCGGGGTGCCCGGCGCGTCCGCCCAGGCCCGCGGCACCGGTTCGTGGGCGGCCAGGAACTCCTCGTGCAGCGCCGCGATCGACGGCAGGTCCCACCAGCGGGCCGCCGCCTCGGCGGTCGGCGCGTAGCCGAGGTGATCGCCCCGGAACAGGTCGACGTAGCCGGACAGTTCCAGCCGTTCCAGCGTGTGCCGGGTCTCCTCGTACAGCCGGGCCGGCGCGATCCACACGCCCGGCGCGGCCGTGCCGAAGCCCAGCCGGGCCAGCCGCGAACGCAGCAGATGCCGCTTGTGGCGCTCCGCCTCCGGCACCGAGAACACGGCGAGCACCCAGCCGTCGGACAGCCGCGGCTCGTCGGTGGCGTAGATCCGGCGGTCGCCGTCGACGAGCAGCATCCGGGCGTCGTCCGACAGGGCGTACCCGGCGGCGCCGCCCGCCGTCCGGCGGGGCAGCAGCAGCCCGCGCCGCTTCAGCCGCGACACCGACGAGCGCACGGACGGCGCGTCCACGCCGAGGACGCCGAGGAGCCTGATCAGCTCGGCCACCGCGAGGGGCGCGCCGTCCGGCGAACGCCCGTACGCGCCATAGAGGGAGACGATCAGGGAGCGGGGGGTGTGCTGCTCGGCCACGTGATCACTCTAGGGGGTGTCCCGTACGGGCTTCTCCCCGCCGTCACCTGCGCCGATCCCGCGTTCCGCGCCCCGGCCCGCGCCCACGCTCCCGCCCCCTGCCGAACCGCCGTCCTCCGCCCGCAGCCGGAAGCGCTGGAGCTTGCCGGTGGCCGTGCGCGGCAGCGTGTCCAGGAAGACGAACTCGCGTGGCGTCTTGTACGGGACGAGCCGGGCGCGCACGAAGGCGCGCAGCGCCGTCGCCGTGCCGCCGTCGCGCGGCACCCCGTCCCGCAGCACCGTGTACGCGACCGCGATCTGGCCGCGCAGCGGGTCGGGCCGGCCGACCACCGCCGCCTCGACGACGTCGGGGTGGGCGAGCAGTGCCTCTTCGACCTGCGGGCCGGGGATGTTGTACCCGGCCGAGATGATCATGTCGTCGGCGCGGGCGACGTAGCGGAAGTAGCCGTCGGCATCGCGGACATACGTGTCGCCCGTGACGTTCCAGCCCCCGCGGACGTACTGCGTCTGCCGGGGGTCGGCGAGATAGCGGCAGCCGACCGGACCGCGCACCGCGAGCAGCCCCGGCTCGCCGTCCGGCAGCTCCCGGCCGTCGCGCCCGACGATCCGGGCCTGCCAGCCGGGGACCGGGCGGCCGGTGGTGCCGGGGCGTATGTCGTCGTCGGCGGCGGAGAGGAAGATGTGCATCAGCTCGGTCGCGCCGATGCCGTCGATCAGTTTCAGTCCGGTGTGCTCGTGCCAGGCGTGCCAGGTCGACGCGGGCAGGTTCTCGCCGGCCGAGACGCAGCGGCGCAGCGAGCCGAGATCGTGCTCGTGGACGTGCTCGGGGACGTGTTCGGGGACGTGGACCGGGTCGGAGGCCGGGGCGGGCGTCTCGTCGTCGGTCTGGCGGTGGCCCGGTGCGGTCAGCTCGGACAGCATCACGCGGTACGCGGTCGGCGCGGTGAACAGGACGGTCACCCGGTGCCGGGCGATCGCGGCGAGCAACTGTTGTGGGCCCGCCTGTTCGAGCAGGACCGCGCTCGCGCCCACCCGCAGCGGGAAGACGACGAGCCCGCCGAGGCCGAAGGTGAAGCCGAGGGGCGGGGAGCCGGCGAAGACGTCGTCCGGCTCCGGGCGCAGGACCTGCGCGGAGAAGGTGTCGGCGACGGCGAGCACGTCGCGGTGGAAGTGCAGGCAGCCCTTCGGCCGCCCGGTGCTGCCCGAGGTGAAGGCGATCAGCGCCACGTCGTCGGCGGCGGTCGGCACCGCCTCGTACCGCCCCGGCTTGCCGTCGGCGAGGGTGAGCAGATCGTCCGGGCCGTCGCCGCCGAACGGGGTGATCCGCAGCCCCGGCACCTCGGCCGCGGCCAGCTCGTCGAGGAAGCGGACGTCGCACAGGGCGTGCGCGCAGCGGGCGATCTCGCACATCACGGCCAGTTCGCGGGACCGGTGCTGGGCGAGGACCGTGACGGCGACCGCGCCCGCCTTCATCACGGCGAGCCAGCAGGCGGCGAGCCAGGGGGTGGTGGGGCCGCGCAGCAGGACCCGGTTGCCGGGGCGGACGCCCAGGTCGGAGGTGAGGACATGGGCGATCCGGTCGACGTGTCCGCGCAGGTCGTCGTAGGTCCAGACGGTGCCCTCGCCGTCGCGGAACGCCGGCCGTGCGCCGCCGAGGCGTTCGATCGTGCGGTCGAGGAGTTCGGCCCCGCAGTTGAGCCGGTCCGGGTACGCGAGGGCGGGCAGGTCGAAGAGGAGGCGCGGCCACTGCCCGGCGGGCGGCAGATGATCGCGGGCGAAGGTGTCGAGGTGGGCCGAGGGCGTCAGCTCCATTACGTCCGTTCCCCCTGGTGAGTCGGTGGGATCGTCGTGGGCGTGCGGGTGACGGCCGCTGGTGGCGGCCGTGCCGGGGCCGTTCCGGCGGGAGGGCCGACCGGCCCGTACGGGTCGGGGGCGGGGGCCGCCGGTCGTGCCGTCGTCGCAGCTTGCGTGCCCGGCCGGGGCGCCGCGGGCGCGCTCGCCCCGGTGCCCGTGCCCGGTTCTTCCGCGTCCCGTCCGGTCGGCGCGGCGGGACCGCTCGTCGTGCCCGCCTCCGGTGCGGACGACCGTGCGCGGGGCGGGTTCGGCCGTCGTGGTGGGGTCGACCGCCGCCCTGAGAGCGTATCGTGACGGTGACGACAGTCAACGGTTCGCGATACAGCCAGGGAAAGGGCGCCCATGGCCGCATTCTCGCTCGATCCGGAACAGACCACCTGGTGCGCGGAACTGCGCCGGCTCGCGTCGGAACAGCTGCGTCCGCTCGCCGACAAGGGGGAACCGGGGCGGGTCAACCGCCCCCTCGTCGCCGCCTTGGGGGAGCTGGGCCTGCTCGCGAGACTGTTCGACTCCGGCGCGTTCGACCTGTGCCTGATGCGCGAATCCCTGGCCCACGCCTGCACGGAGGCCGAGACCGCGCTCGCCCTCCAAGGGCTCGGCGCGCACCCCGTCGCCGCCTTCGGGACGCCGGAGCAGCGGGACCGCTGGCTGCCCGAGGTCGTCGCCGGGCGGGCGGTCGCCGCGTTCGCCCTGTCCGAGCCGGGCGCCGGCTCCGACGCCGCCGCGCTGGCCCTGGAGGCCGTAACGGACCCGGAGAGCGGGGGCTGGCGGCTGTACGGGGAGAAGTGCTGGATCTCGAACGCGCCCGAGGCCGATCTGATCACCGTCTTCGCCCGAACGGGCGACACGGAGCCGGACGGGGGCGTCCGAACAGACGGAGAGCCCGGCGCGGGCGGGGAGCCAGAGGCGGGAGGGGCGCCCGGCGCGCGTCCGGGGCGCGGCACCGGCCCCCGGGGCGTCACCGCCTTCCTCGTCCCCGGCGACCGGGCCGGGCTCGGCGGCGAGGCCCTGGACATGCTGGCCCCGCACGCGCTCGGCACCTTCGTCTTCGACGGGGTGCCGGTCGGCCCCGACGACGTGCTCGGCACCCCGGGGGAGGGCTTCCGGGTCGCGATGCACACGCTCAATCTCTTCCGGCCGAGCGTCGGCGCCTTCGCCGTCGGCATGGCGCAGGCCGCCCTCGACGCGACCCTCGCCCACACGGCCGCCCGCCCCGCCTTCGGCGGCGTCCTCGCCGACCTGCAGGCCGTCGCCCACCAGGTCGCCGAGATGGCGACCCGTACGGAGGCCGCCCGGCTGCTCGTGTACGCGGCGGCCGAGGCCTACGACCGCGGCGACCCGGACGTCCCGCGCCGCGCCGCCATGGCGAAACTGCTCGCCACCGAGACCGCCCAGTACGTCGTCGACGCCGCCGTGCAGCTGCACGGCGCCCGCGCCCTGCAACGCGGCCACCCGCTGGAACACCTCTACCGGGAGGTGCGGGCACCGCGTATCTACGAAGGCGCCACCGAGGTCCAGCGCACCATCATCGCCAAGGAGCTCTACCGGCGGCACGGCTCCCGCGCGGCCGCCCGCCCGGACCGGACCGGCCCCGCGCGGCCCGTGGGCCGCCAGGTCCCGGAACCCGAGCCCGCCACCGCGCCCGGAGGTGCCGCATGACCCTGCACCGCCACAACCCCGCCGACCTCTCCCCGCCGGCCGGCTTCAGCCACGCCGTCACCGCCACCGGCAACCGGCTGGTCTTCCTGGCCGGTCAGACCAGTCTCGACCGCGACGGCAAGATCACCGGCGAGACCCTGCCCGAGCAGTTCGAGGCCGCTCTGGTCAACCTCCTCACCGCGCTCCGCCACGCCGGCGGCTCGCCCGCCGACCTGGCCCGGGTCACCGTCTACGCCACCGACGTCGCCGACTACCGCCGGCACGCTTCCGAACTGGGCCGCATATGGCGGAGGCTGGCGGGCCGCGACTACCCGGCGATGGCCGTGATCGGCGTCGTACGGCTGTGGGACGATGCCGCGCAGGTCGAACTCGACGGCTTCGCCGTCGTGGACGGATAGGTCAACCGACAGGGGGCCGGGTCGTCATGCCCGAGATCGAACTGAGCGCCGGGACGATCGCGTACGAGGACACCGGAGGCCCCGGACCGGTCGTCGTCCTGCTGCACGGCCTCGTCCACGACGCGACGGTCTGGCGCGCGGTCACCACGCGGCTCGCCCCGGATCACCGGGTGATCGCGCCCACCCTCCCGTACGGCTCCCACCGCACCGCGATGCGCCCCGGCGTACCGCTCTCGCCCGACACCGTCATCGACCTGATCGCCGAACTCCTCGACCGCCTCGACCTGCGCGAGGTCACGCTCGTCGAGAGCGACTGCGGCCGCGCGCAGACCGTCGCCGTCCGGCACCCCGGGCGGCTGGCCCGGCTGGTGCTGATCTCCTGCGAGGCCTTCGACAACTACCCGCCGGGCGCGCCCGGCAAGATGATCGCGCTGGCCTGCCGGGCACCCGGCGGCGTCACCCTCATGGCCAAGGTCCTCGGCCTGAAGGCACTGCGCCGGCTACCCGTCGGCATCGGCGCGCTCACCCGGCGGCCGGTGCCGGACGTGATCGTCGACGGCTGGCTGCGCCCGCTGCGCACCGACCCGGCGGTCCGCGCCGACTTCCGCCGCTACAACCTCGCCGTCCGCGAGGACGAACTGCTGAAGGCCGCGGACGGACTGCGCTCCTTCGACCGGCCCGCGCTCGTCGTCTGGGCCGCCGACGACCTGATGATGCCGCGCGCGCACGGACGCCGGCTCGCCGCGCTGCTGCCGAGGGGGCGGTACGTCGAGATCGCCGACAGCCGCACGCTGATCGCCGAGGACCAGCCGGAGCGACTGGCGGACGAACTGCGCGCGTTCGTCGCCGAGAACTGACCACCGCCGCGGGGGGCAGAGAGAGACCGGGCCGGGGAGAGATCGACTGGTGGGGCTCCAGGGCCGGGCTTAGGGTCGATGAGTGGACTGACCGGCCCACGGGTCTTCGTAGGTGAGGGCGCGACGCGGCATGACTTCCCCCCGGCCACCCCAGCCGTCACAGCCACCGGCCTCGCGGCGGACCGCCGGCGCGGCGCGGGGCCGTGGCGGCTGGGGTGGCAAGGGCATCGCCCTGTTCGTGATCGCCTCCTGCCAGTTGATGGTCGTCCTCGACATCACCATCGTGAACATCGCTCTCCCGCACATCCAGAGCGCCCTGGGCTTCTCCACCACCAACCTCTCCTGGGTGGTCAACGCCTACACGCTGACCTTCGGCGGTCTGCTGCTGCTCGGCGGCCGCACCGGTGACATCCTGGGCCGCCGCCGGGTCTTCATCTTCGGCGTCCTGCTCTTCGGACTCGCCTCGCTGCTCGGCGGACTGTCCCAGGAATCCTGGCAGTTGCTCGCCGCCCGCTCGCTCCAGGGCGTCGGCGGGGCGATCGCCTCGCCGACCGCGCTGTCCCTGGTCACCACCACCTTCGACGAAGGGCCCGAACGCAACCGGGCCTTCGGCGTGTTCGCGGGCGTCTCGGCGGCCGGCGGTGCGATCGGCCTGCTCGCCGGCGGCATCCTCGTCGAATGGCTCGACTGGCGCTGGGTGTTCTTCGTGAACGTGCCGATCGCGCTGATGATCGCCTTCCTGACCCCGCGCCACGTCAGGGAATCCGCCCGCCACCCCGGCCACTTCGACCTCGCGGGCGCGTTCACCGCGACCCTCGGCATGGTGGCGCTGGTGTACGGGTTCATCCGCGCCGCTCGGGAGGGCTGGCGGGATCCGTACACCATCGGCTCGTTCGTCGTCGCCGTCGTCCTGCTGACGTCGTTCGTCCTCATCGAACGGCGGTCCCGGCAGCCGATCACCCCGCTGCACATGTTCGCCGACCGCAAC contains the following coding sequences:
- a CDS encoding MFS family multidrug efflux protein (MFS family multidrug efflux protein [Streptomyces venezuelae ATCC10712];~The Major Facilitator Superfamily (MFS) isa large and diverse group of secondary transporters that includes uniporters, symporters, and antiporters. MFS proteins facilitate the transport across cytoplasmic or internal membranes of a variety of...; cd06174;~drug resistance transporter, EmrB/QacA subfamily; TIGR00711;~identified by MetaGeneAnnotator; putative;~putative substrate translocation pore); this translates as MIASCQLMVVLDITIVNIALPHIQSALGFSTTNLSWVVNAYTLTFGGLLLLGGRTGDILGRRRVFIFGVLLFGLASLLGGLSQESWQLLAARSLQGVGGAIASPTALSLVTTTFDEGPERNRAFGVFAGVSAAGGAIGLLAGGILVEWLDWRWVFFVNVPIALMIAFLTPRHVRESARHPGHFDLAGAFTATLGMVALVYGFIRAAREGWRDPYTIGSFVVAVVLLTSFVLIERRSRQPITPLHMFADRNRSGTYGIMLCLSASIFGMFFFLTLFVQDVLEFSPLRAGLAFLPVSVVIAILAGVTSRLLPRFGPKLFMVLGSICLAIGLSWLTRVEVHSTYLGSIFGPMLVLGSGMGMMFVSLTLTALSNVAPQEAGAASGLLNTTQQVGGSLGLSILVTVFGAVSRTEAEKQVPAFLQHAGVLAKTEFARTRMLPKPWSDEVLTSGVTAGFMVAAAFALVALTIALLVIRVRPSDLERLKGDGKRPG